One Sodalinema gerasimenkoae IPPAS B-353 DNA segment encodes these proteins:
- a CDS encoding caspase family protein, whose translation MPQRHALVIGISQYRQTYWRNLVNACRDAEKVAQYLEKYGGYEVTRVPSQYIRPGSGEPGFYQVVDRDCEFENLVQEIRDFLINTDSSYELLIYFGGHGFLASRIVSGQTVGYLAASNSDDKGQNAIPLDDFNCLLVERLRRSTTKLVVLLDCCYAGSVVEGTIERQSLQMIMTLPSQYPNFGILASCRRTQLAYESDVSGHGLFTEAILTAMNEYYAKAKVLTFAGLVHEVGLALRGTGQEAADSSSQGAAIDIVNNFPVNPRSKNNFINILGRLNYAQQKRKFQVFLDDANPRIGAFWLRGERDSAQKWLLSQLWVQNVPNSTKAIKKTLTMTTRQDTERILEKLARWLEVEATPEALIERILENCKTGETVALVLYQVEYLDNETLEELIDTFWNPLVNAAQKTYQNHSLDNPLLLFMVDLGKKGDRPCPLNHSSDYDPEHPEQFVELVTQRFQARDFRWLTDHETELYPFLKNGSLEAIKKDMIDYNQKPNTKPEEVFTELCDHFGLDWYSDIARQFLAG comes from the coding sequence ATGCCCCAACGCCATGCCCTCGTTATCGGAATTTCACAGTATCGACAGACCTATTGGCGAAATTTAGTAAATGCTTGCCGTGATGCTGAGAAAGTCGCCCAATATCTGGAAAAATATGGAGGGTACGAGGTCACCAGGGTTCCTAGTCAATATATTCGCCCAGGTAGTGGTGAGCCAGGATTTTATCAGGTTGTTGATCGTGATTGTGAATTTGAGAATTTAGTGCAGGAAATTCGTGATTTTCTGATAAATACAGATTCGAGTTATGAACTATTGATTTATTTTGGGGGGCATGGATTCTTAGCGTCTAGAATTGTGAGTGGCCAAACAGTCGGGTATCTAGCTGCATCCAATAGTGACGATAAAGGACAAAATGCCATACCTTTAGATGATTTTAATTGTTTGCTGGTTGAGCGGTTACGACGTTCAACCACAAAATTGGTCGTTCTATTGGACTGTTGTTATGCGGGATCTGTGGTTGAAGGAACCATAGAGAGACAGAGTCTTCAGATGATTATGACTCTCCCATCTCAGTACCCAAATTTTGGAATTTTAGCGTCCTGTCGTCGGACTCAATTAGCCTACGAATCTGATGTGAGTGGCCATGGTTTATTCACTGAAGCAATCTTGACGGCAATGAATGAGTATTATGCTAAAGCCAAAGTTTTAACGTTTGCGGGATTAGTTCACGAAGTGGGACTTGCCCTAAGAGGAACAGGTCAAGAAGCAGCAGACTCCTCCTCTCAAGGCGCAGCGATCGATATCGTCAATAATTTTCCTGTCAATCCGAGAAGTAAAAATAACTTTATCAACATACTAGGTCGGTTGAATTATGCACAACAAAAACGGAAATTTCAAGTTTTTTTAGACGATGCTAATCCTAGAATTGGGGCATTTTGGCTTAGAGGAGAACGGGATAGCGCACAAAAATGGTTACTTTCACAACTTTGGGTTCAAAACGTTCCCAACTCTACCAAAGCGATTAAAAAGACGCTGACGATGACGACACGGCAAGATACGGAACGGATTTTAGAAAAATTGGCAAGATGGCTAGAGGTTGAAGCAACTCCAGAAGCCTTGATTGAGAGAATTCTGGAAAACTGTAAAACTGGAGAAACCGTTGCTCTTGTCTTGTATCAGGTGGAATATTTGGACAATGAAACCTTGGAAGAACTAATTGATACCTTTTGGAATCCTTTGGTCAATGCCGCTCAAAAAACTTACCAAAATCATTCATTAGATAATCCTTTACTTTTGTTTATGGTGGACTTAGGAAAAAAGGGCGATCGCCCCTGTCCACTTAATCATTCCTCAGATTATGACCCTGAACATCCTGAGCAGTTTGTGGAATTAGTGACTCAGAGGTTTCAAGCCCGAGATTTTCGCTGGTTAACCGACCACGAAACTGAATTATATCCTTTCTTGAAAAATGGATCACTTGAAGCCATTAAAAAAGATATGATTGACTATAATCAAAAACCCAATACAAAACCTGAAGAAGTTTTCACAGAACTCTGTGATCACTTTGGACTAGATTGGTATTCAGATATTGCCCGTCAGTTTCTTGCTGGTTAA
- a CDS encoding AAA family ATPase, whose translation MGKLRDAQLVGTPALDRFLKDEQRQQLIQRLSDPEGYLEWGAMGRALQHQERRPILLIDEIDKADIDFPNDLLSVLEESYFTVDETQKRVPAEEDGAKKPIVIITSNQEQDLPEAFLRRCLFFYLPFPDDNHLKEIIKCHFPASEQEEIIDKAIDKFLDIRNQVPPYGKKPSTSELLDWLTVLIGQTDALEKIDTIAQNPAYAGILLKSKGERDRLS comes from the coding sequence TTGGGTAAATTACGGGACGCTCAACTTGTCGGAACTCCTGCCTTAGACCGCTTCTTGAAGGATGAACAACGACAACAACTGATTCAACGTCTTTCTGACCCCGAAGGCTATCTGGAATGGGGGGCAATGGGACGAGCGTTACAACATCAGGAACGGCGGCCGATTCTCTTGATTGATGAAATTGACAAGGCAGATATTGACTTTCCCAATGACTTGCTCTCAGTTCTTGAAGAAAGCTATTTTACTGTTGATGAAACTCAGAAGCGGGTTCCGGCTGAGGAAGATGGAGCCAAGAAACCCATTGTGATTATTACCAGTAACCAAGAGCAAGACCTGCCGGAAGCTTTTTTACGACGTTGTTTGTTCTTTTATTTGCCTTTCCCAGATGACAATCATCTTAAGGAAATTATCAAATGTCATTTCCCAGCGTCGGAACAGGAGGAGATTATCGACAAAGCAATTGATAAATTTTTAGACATTCGCAACCAGGTTCCTCCCTATGGCAAGAAACCCAGCACCAGCGAACTTCTCGACTGGCTTACTGTTTTAATTGGCCAGACAGATGCGTTGGAGAAAATTGATACAATCGCCCAAAACCCCGCCTATGCAGGAATTTTATTAAAATCCAAAGGAGAGCGCGATCGCCTGTCTTAA
- a CDS encoding formylglycine-generating enzyme family protein gives MSIASFPRIIRSFRQTYGFRHLDLAYHAAFPFAVTSELLYCLRENFLPNCPWIAVPEVLLFPWFDSVGDDLYEMEPEVRAVLLRELGQDSRFGEARLQELARFMTAYVTAKLPSNSRVIQDLGQNFDWLALACLPVDEASRKLRQRLRDATAEGRDDERQRWLELAQDQEDVLRELGLEPALLELQTSMPQSVMDGMLAISATIEPFSPYDGFPHLETFEFIQGYFEPVTASDEVDLEPFAFETVQLKKVGSEVVTQPSRGQGWQFLESLFSPEMVFTLEMVQIPGGTFLMGAVEGEEEASDREFPQHLVTIPEFHLGKYPITQAQWRAVATGLPRIEHDLEPNPSEFQGDTHPVERVSWYEAVEFCHRLSQATGRDYQLPSEAEWEYACRAGTTTPFSFGNIIATDVANYDGNYTYGQSLKGDYRKQTTPVGSFPANSFGLYDMHGNVREWCLDLWHDNYEGAPTNRSPWINEDLVDKGIEKYRLLRGGSWYYIPWFCRSAARFRVTPGHRNNYIGFRVCCSVERDL, from the coding sequence TTGTCTATTGCCTCATTCCCCCGCATCATCCGCAGTTTCCGGCAAACCTATGGGTTTCGCCATCTTGACCTTGCCTATCATGCCGCATTTCCCTTTGCTGTAACCTCGGAACTGCTCTATTGCTTGCGGGAAAACTTTCTCCCCAACTGTCCCTGGATTGCGGTTCCCGAGGTGTTGCTATTTCCCTGGTTTGACAGTGTGGGTGATGACCTCTACGAGATGGAACCGGAGGTGCGGGCCGTTTTATTACGGGAGTTAGGGCAGGACAGCCGCTTTGGAGAGGCTCGACTTCAGGAACTGGCAAGGTTTATGACGGCTTATGTGACAGCGAAGTTACCGAGTAATTCCAGAGTAATTCAGGACTTGGGGCAAAATTTTGACTGGCTTGCCTTGGCCTGTCTACCCGTCGATGAGGCTTCTCGGAAACTGCGCCAACGACTGCGGGATGCCACCGCTGAGGGACGGGATGATGAGCGGCAACGTTGGCTTGAATTGGCGCAGGACCAGGAGGATGTCTTGCGAGAATTGGGGTTGGAACCAGCCTTGTTAGAACTTCAGACCTCCATGCCTCAAAGTGTTATGGATGGAATGCTGGCGATATCAGCCACTATTGAACCGTTTTCCCCCTATGACGGCTTCCCACACCTGGAAACGTTTGAGTTTATACAAGGGTATTTTGAGCCGGTGACGGCATCTGATGAGGTTGACCTCGAACCCTTTGCTTTTGAAACCGTGCAACTTAAAAAGGTTGGGTCAGAGGTGGTGACCCAGCCTTCTCGGGGTCAAGGGTGGCAGTTTCTGGAGTCTCTTTTTAGTCCAGAGATGGTGTTTACCTTAGAAATGGTGCAGATTCCTGGAGGGACATTTCTTATGGGGGCAGTAGAGGGAGAGGAAGAGGCTAGTGATCGTGAGTTTCCCCAACATTTAGTGACGATTCCCGAATTTCACCTAGGGAAATATCCCATAACTCAGGCGCAGTGGCGTGCTGTTGCCACGGGACTGCCCAGGATTGAGCATGACCTTGAACCCAACCCATCAGAGTTTCAGGGGGACACTCATCCTGTTGAACGAGTTAGTTGGTATGAGGCGGTAGAGTTTTGTCATCGCCTTTCCCAAGCGACAGGACGAGACTATCAACTCCCTAGTGAAGCGGAATGGGAATATGCTTGTCGTGCGGGAACGACAACACCGTTTTCCTTTGGAAACATTATAGCCACTGACGTGGCCAACTATGATGGTAACTATACCTATGGTCAAAGTCTCAAAGGTGACTATCGTAAACAGACGACCCCTGTGGGAAGTTTTCCCGCCAACAGCTTTGGGCTGTATGACATGCACGGCAATGTCCGGGAATGGTGTTTGGACCTCTGGCATGACAATTATGAGGGCGCGCCAACTAATCGTTCTCCCTGGATTAATGAAGATTTAGTCGATAAAGGTATAGAAAAATACCGGCTCTTGCGCGGCGGTTCTTGGTACTACATCCCTTGGTTCTGTCGTTCTGCAGCCCGCTTCAGGGTTACCCCGGGCCATCGCAACAACTACATCGGTTTTCGGGTTTGTTGTTCCGTGGAGCGAGATCTATAG
- a CDS encoding HNH endonuclease, which translates to MRNVLSESVVVFSQNYLPISRINVRRAVVLLLAGKAEPLQITSDASFWQVRSPSMVLEVPEHIRMKFTGTERIWKVPRVSRREVLRRDHHTCQYCGSRKNLTLDHVIPKSKGGTHTWDNVVTACSSCNSRKGDRTPQQAGMPLRSQPKPPMHPSVAFAEQFWKEHQFEVGADY; encoded by the coding sequence ATACGCAATGTTTTGAGTGAGTCGGTAGTTGTGTTTTCTCAGAACTATCTGCCGATTAGTCGGATTAATGTACGACGGGCGGTGGTGTTACTGCTGGCGGGCAAAGCGGAACCGTTGCAAATTACGAGTGATGCGAGTTTCTGGCAGGTGCGATCGCCCTCGATGGTGTTGGAGGTTCCTGAGCATATTCGTATGAAGTTCACGGGAACTGAGCGCATTTGGAAGGTGCCTCGGGTGAGTCGTCGGGAGGTACTACGGCGAGATCATCACACCTGTCAGTATTGTGGCAGTCGCAAGAATCTGACGCTGGATCATGTGATTCCTAAGTCTAAGGGGGGAACTCATACTTGGGATAATGTGGTGACGGCTTGTAGTAGTTGTAATTCCCGCAAGGGCGATCGCACTCCTCAGCAAGCGGGGATGCCGTTACGCAGTCAGCCGAAACCACCGATGCACCCCAGTGTGGCCTTCGCCGAACAGTTCTGGAAAGAGCATCAGTTTGAGGTGGGAGCGGATTATTAG
- the pruA gene encoding L-glutamate gamma-semialdehyde dehydrogenase → MVTQRSNSTPYDAKTQDIARELLAATREAGGFFAKVREQMRWDDKLLDWAMSNPGLRVQLFRFIDCLPALRSKAEIARHLQEYLTTEEVELPEALKKLIGFSGTDSMAGQMAATTVATGVETLAYKYISGETLPKVIETVKRLRKDKLAFTIDLLGEAVITEQEAQQYFDRYRELMTELATAAQDWRAVPQIDEAEGEALPRAQVSVKLTAFYSQFDALDAQGSENRVSDRVREILRHSQATGAAVHFDMEQYEYKDLILSILKKILLEPEFRDRSDIGVTLQAYLRESEADLQGLIDWAKERGTPVTVRLVKGAYWDRETIRAQQHDWPQPVYNDKAATDVNFERLTRLLLEHHEYLYAAIGSHNVRSQALACAIAETLNIPPRRLEMQVLYGMGDKLAKALAKRGHRVRVYCPYGELLPGMSYLIRRLLENTANSSFLRQNLENRPIEELIAPPQLDPQKPEFAPQSLPFANAPDSDYAQGEIRDRAWQTVSNVRQQLGQSYQPWINGEFVSTQGTAQSLNPSNPDEVVGTVGLISIEQADEAVATAKAAFSAWRQTPVAERAGILRKAAELMEQRRHELNAWMVLEVGKPLRECDGEVSEAIDFCRYYASEMERLQGETAYDIPGETNRYHYQPRGISLIISPWNFPLAIPTGMTVASLVAGNCTLLKPAEVSSVIAAQLAQILIEAGIPKGVFQFIPGKGSTVGAHLVKHPDVQMITFTGSQEVGCQIYRDAALLQPGQKHLKRVIAEMGGKNGIIIDESADLDQAVAGVVQSAFGYSGQKCSACSRVIVLESVYETFVERLTEAVRSLNVGDASKPGTQVGPVIDAKAQQRIREYIAQGKQEGTVAVELASPEPGYFVGPIVITEVAPEATIAQEEIFGPVLAVLKVADFDEALRVANDTNYALTGGIYSRTPSHIDRAMAEFEVGNLYVNRGITGAIVSRQPFGGFKLSGVGSKAGGPDYLLQFLEPRTITENIQRHGFAPIEGAE, encoded by the coding sequence GTGGTCACGCAACGGTCTAATTCAACTCCCTACGACGCCAAAACTCAGGACATTGCCCGAGAACTTTTGGCAGCTACCCGCGAAGCTGGGGGATTTTTCGCCAAAGTCCGCGAACAAATGCGCTGGGATGATAAATTGCTCGATTGGGCCATGAGTAATCCTGGTTTACGGGTGCAACTGTTCCGTTTCATTGACTGTTTGCCCGCTTTACGGAGTAAGGCAGAAATTGCTCGTCACTTGCAAGAATATCTAACGACGGAGGAAGTGGAATTACCCGAGGCCCTCAAAAAGCTGATTGGCTTTAGTGGGACGGACTCCATGGCCGGGCAGATGGCAGCGACCACAGTGGCTACAGGGGTAGAAACCTTAGCGTACAAGTATATTTCCGGGGAAACGCTCCCCAAAGTTATTGAAACCGTTAAACGGCTCCGCAAGGATAAGTTGGCCTTCACCATTGACTTACTTGGGGAAGCCGTCATCACAGAACAAGAAGCGCAACAGTATTTTGACCGTTATCGCGAGTTAATGACGGAATTGGCGACGGCGGCGCAAGATTGGCGAGCGGTTCCGCAAATTGATGAGGCGGAGGGGGAAGCGTTGCCTCGGGCCCAGGTGTCGGTGAAGTTGACGGCGTTTTATTCTCAGTTTGATGCCCTCGATGCCCAGGGAAGTGAAAATCGGGTGAGCGATCGCGTGCGGGAGATTTTGCGCCATAGTCAGGCCACCGGGGCGGCGGTTCACTTTGACATGGAGCAATATGAGTATAAGGATCTGATTCTCTCGATTCTCAAGAAAATTCTCTTGGAACCGGAGTTTCGCGATCGCAGTGATATCGGCGTGACGCTACAGGCCTATCTGCGGGAGTCGGAAGCGGATTTACAGGGACTGATTGACTGGGCCAAGGAACGAGGAACCCCCGTCACGGTGCGGTTGGTGAAAGGGGCCTATTGGGATCGTGAGACGATTCGGGCCCAACAACATGACTGGCCGCAACCGGTGTACAACGACAAGGCGGCAACGGATGTCAACTTTGAACGGCTGACACGGCTGTTGTTGGAACATCACGAGTATTTGTATGCCGCCATTGGCAGTCATAACGTGCGATCGCAGGCCCTGGCCTGTGCGATCGCCGAAACCCTCAACATCCCCCCCCGTCGACTGGAGATGCAGGTTCTCTATGGCATGGGCGATAAGTTAGCCAAAGCCCTGGCCAAGCGCGGCCACCGGGTGCGGGTTTATTGTCCCTACGGGGAATTATTACCGGGGATGTCCTATCTCATTCGGCGGCTGTTGGAAAACACCGCCAATAGTTCCTTCCTGCGGCAAAATCTGGAAAATCGCCCTATTGAGGAGTTAATCGCCCCACCGCAACTCGATCCCCAGAAGCCGGAGTTTGCCCCCCAGAGTTTACCCTTTGCCAATGCCCCGGATTCTGACTACGCTCAAGGGGAGATTCGCGATCGCGCCTGGCAGACGGTATCTAACGTACGGCAACAGTTAGGGCAATCCTATCAACCCTGGATTAATGGGGAGTTTGTCTCCACCCAAGGGACGGCGCAATCCCTGAATCCCTCGAATCCTGACGAGGTGGTGGGAACTGTGGGTTTAATTTCTATTGAACAAGCCGATGAGGCGGTGGCGACAGCCAAAGCAGCGTTTTCCGCTTGGCGACAAACCCCAGTGGCGGAACGGGCCGGGATTTTACGCAAGGCGGCGGAGTTGATGGAACAGCGTCGTCATGAACTGAACGCCTGGATGGTGTTGGAGGTGGGCAAACCGCTACGGGAATGTGATGGGGAAGTCTCGGAGGCGATCGATTTTTGTCGCTACTACGCCTCGGAGATGGAACGGCTGCAAGGGGAGACGGCCTACGATATCCCCGGTGAAACCAATCGCTATCACTATCAGCCTCGGGGCATTAGTTTGATTATTTCTCCCTGGAATTTCCCCCTGGCCATTCCGACGGGGATGACGGTAGCCTCGTTGGTGGCGGGAAATTGTACTCTCTTGAAGCCGGCGGAAGTCTCTAGTGTGATTGCGGCCCAGTTGGCGCAGATTCTGATTGAGGCGGGGATTCCTAAGGGAGTGTTCCAGTTTATCCCTGGCAAGGGATCGACGGTGGGGGCCCATTTGGTGAAACATCCTGATGTCCAAATGATTACCTTTACGGGATCTCAGGAAGTCGGCTGTCAGATTTACCGGGATGCGGCCCTGCTACAACCGGGGCAAAAACACCTCAAACGGGTGATTGCTGAGATGGGGGGCAAGAATGGCATCATCATTGATGAGAGTGCCGATCTCGATCAGGCGGTGGCTGGGGTGGTTCAGTCGGCGTTTGGCTATAGTGGCCAAAAATGTTCGGCCTGTTCTCGGGTGATTGTTCTCGAGTCGGTGTATGAGACGTTTGTGGAACGGCTGACGGAGGCGGTGCGATCGCTGAATGTGGGGGATGCGTCGAAGCCGGGAACTCAGGTGGGACCGGTAATTGATGCCAAGGCCCAGCAGCGGATTCGGGAGTATATTGCCCAAGGGAAGCAGGAAGGAACGGTGGCGGTGGAGTTGGCCTCGCCGGAACCGGGTTATTTTGTGGGGCCGATTGTGATTACGGAGGTGGCCCCGGAGGCAACGATTGCCCAGGAGGAGATTTTTGGCCCCGTGTTGGCGGTGTTGAAGGTGGCGGACTTTGATGAGGCGTTGAGGGTTGCCAATGACACGAATTACGCCCTAACTGGGGGGATTTATTCCCGGACTCCGTCTCATATTGACCGGGCTATGGCGGAGTTTGAGGTGGGGAATCTCTATGTGAATCGGGGGATTACCGGGGCGATTGTCTCTCGTCAACCCTTTGGTGGCTTTAAGTTGTCTGGGGTGGGGTCGAAGGCCGGTGGCCCCGATTATCTCCTGCAATTCCTAGAACCTCGCACGATTACGGAGAATATCCAGCGGCATGGCTTTGCTCCTATCGAGGGGGCGGAGTAG
- a CDS encoding formylglycine-generating enzyme family protein: MTSLIPYRLRRRPRTARQYREDLGGGVILEMVQIPRGTFLMGAAEGEEETDKDEFPQHLVRIPEFFLGKYPVTQGQWRAVITGLPKIEDDLDPDPSEFKGETHPIEAINWYEAVEFCKRLSQATGRNYRLPSEAEWEYACRAGTTTPFSFGDIITTDVANYDGNYTYGQSPKGDYRKQTTPVGSFPANGFGLYDMHGNIREWCFDLWHRNYEGAPTDGSPWSNQDLVDKGTEKYRLLRGGSWYNNPRYCRSAYRNRLTPDFRSSNFGFRVCCSVARTL, encoded by the coding sequence ATGACTTCCCTGATACCATATCGCCTCCGCCGTCGTCCCCGAACTGCCCGGCAATATCGAGAAGACTTAGGAGGGGGGGTGATACTGGAAATGGTGCAGATTCCCCGAGGTACATTTCTCATGGGAGCAGCAGAAGGGGAAGAAGAGACTGATAAGGATGAGTTTCCCCAACATTTAGTGAGGATTCCCGAGTTTTTCCTAGGAAAATATCCGGTAACTCAGGGCCAGTGGCGTGCCGTTATCACGGGATTGCCAAAGATTGAGGATGACCTTGACCCTGACCCATCAGAGTTTAAAGGAGAAACCCATCCTATTGAAGCAATCAACTGGTATGAGGCGGTAGAGTTTTGCAAGCGCCTCTCCCAGGCAACCGGACGGAACTATCGGCTCCCCAGTGAAGCAGAATGGGAATATGCCTGCCGTGCGGGAACGACAACGCCGTTTTCCTTTGGAGATATTATAACCACTGATGTGGCCAACTATGATGGTAATTACACTTATGGTCAAAGTCCCAAGGGTGACTATCGTAAACAGACGACCCCTGTAGGAAGTTTTCCCGCCAATGGCTTTGGGCTATATGATATGCACGGCAATATTCGGGAATGGTGTTTCGATCTCTGGCATCGCAATTATGAGGGTGCACCAACTGATGGTTCTCCCTGGAGTAATCAAGATTTAGTCGATAAAGGTACAGAAAAATACCGGCTCCTGCGGGGTGGTTCTTGGTACAACAATCCTCGATACTGTCGTTCTGCGTATCGCAACAGGCTTACCCCTGACTTTCGCAGCAGCAACTTTGGTTTTCGGGTTTGTTGTTCCGTGGCGCGGACTCTATAG
- a CDS encoding AAA family ATPase yields the protein MTTPPLEYLGQPQYQPQPNRRKRIFPYLPNADLVQAVNLAIALERPLFLQGEPGCGKTLLAPAIAYEFAQRYLEKGRLWQDSTGSCHCL from the coding sequence ATGACGACTCCACCTCTCGAATATCTTGGACAACCCCAGTACCAACCTCAACCCAATCGCCGAAAACGGATCTTTCCCTATCTTCCCAATGCTGATTTAGTCCAAGCCGTTAATCTGGCGATCGCCCTAGAACGTCCTCTCTTTCTCCAAGGAGAACCCGGTTGTGGCAAGACTCTACTGGCTCCTGCCATTGCCTATGAATTTGCACAACGCTATCTTGAAAAGGGACGGTTGTGGCAAGACTCTACTGGCTCCTGCCATTGCCTATGA
- a CDS encoding IS200/IS605 family accessory protein TnpB-related protein — MAQTTSIIRTDLWNLNPTASQRVLLSQTVEVYRRVCRHLMGILLTHWPSLGALSSQKRVLAVEKLIHQTAKNPNPKYRQFDQTFYKFPSYYRRAAIVFAAGQVSSYMTRYREWQSGTRQRRDAKPPILNPNSGCYPTLYKGQCYKLHGYSHIEIKVFNGTDWVWTTVGITSLRERHTVDSNKLRSPALIVNEQKRACHLSVPFECHPPQREGEGRVVSVDLGINTTATVAVVNFDGTVTYREFIHPGRDIDRRDKRLKSVSKRASQTMGNGGRLQKGFCSHTYRKCGHINRQIGQIVSKRIVQIAQQFNADAIVFENLKGWKAKGGRKRSNLRQRFHGWLKGMIRDLTEMKWQEIGGKVIDIVAAYTSKLSYDGSGVVRRDSKNYALAKFSSGKRYNADLNGALNIAARGILQLTRRKDSEERSSQRSRRSPRSWACLCDLWTNNLVSG, encoded by the coding sequence ATGGCACAAACCACATCAATCATCCGTACAGACCTATGGAATCTTAACCCGACAGCCAGCCAGCGAGTGCTGCTGAGCCAGACGGTTGAGGTCTATCGTCGTGTCTGTCGGCATTTGATGGGAATCCTCTTAACCCATTGGCCGTCTCTAGGAGCATTATCGAGTCAAAAACGGGTTCTAGCCGTCGAGAAACTCATTCACCAAACCGCGAAGAACCCTAACCCCAAATACCGGCAATTTGACCAAACCTTTTACAAATTCCCCAGCTACTACCGAAGGGCCGCCATTGTCTTCGCCGCTGGCCAAGTCAGTAGCTACATGACTCGATATCGGGAATGGCAATCGGGAACTCGTCAACGTCGGGATGCTAAACCTCCAATCCTCAATCCCAACAGTGGTTGTTACCCGACCCTGTATAAGGGTCAATGCTATAAGCTGCATGGCTACAGCCACATCGAAATTAAGGTCTTTAACGGAACCGATTGGGTCTGGACAACTGTTGGGATAACCAGCTTACGAGAACGGCATACCGTAGATAGCAACAAGCTACGGTCACCCGCCCTCATTGTTAATGAGCAGAAACGGGCCTGTCATCTCTCAGTTCCGTTTGAGTGTCATCCACCCCAACGGGAGGGAGAGGGTCGAGTTGTCAGTGTTGACCTGGGTATCAACACCACCGCTACCGTAGCAGTCGTGAATTTTGACGGCACTGTAACCTATCGGGAGTTTATTCACCCAGGGAGAGACATAGACCGTCGGGATAAACGGCTGAAATCGGTATCTAAACGAGCGAGTCAGACCATGGGAAACGGCGGACGTCTCCAGAAAGGGTTCTGTTCTCACACCTACCGCAAATGTGGCCACATCAACCGCCAAATTGGACAGATTGTCTCCAAGCGTATCGTGCAGATTGCCCAACAGTTCAATGCCGATGCCATTGTCTTTGAGAACCTGAAAGGATGGAAGGCTAAGGGGGGGCGCAAACGCTCTAACCTGCGTCAACGCTTTCATGGATGGCTCAAGGGGATGATTCGGGACTTGACGGAGATGAAGTGGCAAGAGATTGGTGGCAAGGTCATTGATATCGTTGCCGCCTATACCTCAAAGCTGTCTTATGACGGCAGTGGAGTGGTGCGGCGCGACTCCAAAAACTATGCTCTGGCTAAATTTTCCTCGGGCAAGCGATACAATGCAGACCTTAATGGGGCGCTTAATATTGCTGCCCGAGGTATTCTTCAGCTCACTCGCCGAAAGGACAGTGAGGAACGTTCGAGCCAACGTTCTCGGCGTTCGCCTAGAAGCTGGGCTTGTTTGTGTGACCTGTGGACTAATAATCTAGTCTCGGGTTAG
- a CDS encoding CU044_2847 family protein, with protein MANELPLQMLIYEDEQNNPYTIYVQSQDADLVDPDRLQENLQEKQPSGDRPSRGFGDIPIDEEAKKQAKRRAEQAIQTLRGSAGLALRAFRNLGGAEVAEINLEFALKFAGKTGVPMVTEGSAETNMKIQVKLKFPEKNSD; from the coding sequence ATGGCGAATGAACTTCCCCTACAGATGTTGATCTACGAGGATGAGCAAAACAACCCCTACACCATCTATGTCCAGTCTCAGGATGCTGATCTTGTTGATCCCGATCGCCTACAAGAAAACCTGCAAGAGAAACAACCTTCGGGCGATCGCCCCAGTCGAGGATTCGGCGATATTCCCATCGATGAAGAAGCAAAAAAACAGGCTAAACGACGCGCCGAACAAGCTATTCAAACCCTGCGCGGTTCGGCTGGATTAGCCCTTCGAGCGTTCCGCAATTTAGGCGGGGCAGAAGTAGCAGAAATCAACCTGGAATTTGCCTTGAAATTTGCGGGAAAAACCGGAGTTCCTATGGTTACAGAAGGGTCGGCTGAAACCAATATGAAAATTCAAGTTAAGTTAAAGTTTCCTGAGAAAAATAGTGACTAA